The DNA window AAGAGTCATCGTAAACAACGCTGCCGTTATTGATAGCCAGAAACTGTTGATAAGAGCCCTTTGCGAAGGGGCTTCAAGAATTATTGTCTTCTTATACTCGGAAAAATCCCAGTGCCGAAACAGATCCAAAAAGTCCATGCCAGGCTGAAAGGCGAATGCTTTAGTCGATCGCAGGAATATGACCAGATAAGGAAGAATAGCTACCAGGAAGATATACAAACTGCATATGCCGAAGGTAAGCCAACGCCACTTACCCAGTTTTACCTCCTTTGACCGGAACCCTTTACCGCTGATAGTCACATAACTCTTCCTGCCAAGAACCATACCCTGTCCCCACATAGCCAGGGAAGCCAAGAATAGGAGGATTAATCCCTGGATGGCAGACTGGTGGAAATTCACAGGCACAATGCTAAGAGATGTGTAAATGGCTGTAGTTAAAAGCCAGATGTTGGCGGGCAGGCCGATAACCACATGAATACCAAAGAGGTTGTTAGAATACATGAATGCCAGTAACGCCCCCGCAGTGATGCCCGGCAAGAGTAGAGGCAGGGTCACACGCATGAATGTCCTGTATCTTGAAGCACCGCTGATGGTAGAAGCCTCCTCCAGTTCTGGATTTATCTGTCTCATGACTCCCACTGTGAGAAAGAAGACAAAGGGGATCATGTACAAGACTGAGGAAAAGATGAGCCCTGGCATGCTTAATACGTTTAGAGTTAAATCTATGCCGAGTTTATCAAAAACAATATTGATAAGCCCACCTTCCTTATCTGCAAGTATTATCCATGCGAGACCAGAGACAATAGGCGGTGTGATGAAGGGCAATATGCTAATGAACTCAAAAAACTCCTTGCCTGGAGTATCAGTACGGGCTACGATCAAAGCCAGGGCTATGCCTACCACTACTGCTATAACACTACCCACTACCGAGACATAGATCGTGTTCCATGTAGCTTCCCACAGGAAAGGTGCCTTAAATGCTTCCTTCCAGTTATTAAGGGTTAACCCTCCCTCGTCGGCAGTAAAGGATGTCCCAAATAGCCAGAAAAGGGGCCACAATACAAGAAACGCAATGGCTAAACCCATAAGCAAAAAAATCATTGTCTCTACACGGGGTAGCCGTAAACCCAAAAGTCTCTCTTTTAATGCGAATGTCTCCTGCGTAGCCATAGATTTAGAACGTCTTTTTCCTACCCCTCAAAGCATTGTTAGCATTGTTGATAAACTCACGCGTCTCCTCGGATGTAATCTTCTCAATATCCAGTATCCAGCATTTTTCTATAGGCCAACGTCCTTTGATGAAATCGGAGGTCTTCAGATCTTTACGTATGCTGTTATAACCCAGTTCCTTGACATTTACGATCTGCCCTTCCCTGGATAAGAGCCAGTTGACCCACAATCTGGCTGTATATGGATGGGGTGCCTTGCTGTTGATCATAATCACAGCATGCTGGGCTATGCTTCCTTGTTTAGGGTATCTCCAGCCCAAGTCTGCCCCTTGTTTGATGGCATACCAGATTTCCTGATCCCAATGCTGAACAGCGATTGGTCGTCTTCCACTAACGAGTGTGTCTGTCAGGTTGCCTATCTGACCTGACAACAAGTGACCGTTCTCATACATTGCCTCCATCCACTTGAAACCCAGTCCTGTGGGAGGGTGTGGGCTTCTCGGGTCTTTTGG is part of the Nitrospirota bacterium genome and encodes:
- a CDS encoding iron ABC transporter permease, with product MATQETFALKERLLGLRLPRVETMIFLLMGLAIAFLVLWPLFWLFGTSFTADEGGLTLNNWKEAFKAPFLWEATWNTIYVSVVGSVIAVVVGIALALIVARTDTPGKEFFEFISILPFITPPIVSGLAWIILADKEGGLINIVFDKLGIDLTLNVLSMPGLIFSSVLYMIPFVFFLTVGVMRQINPELEEASTISGASRYRTFMRVTLPLLLPGITAGALLAFMYSNNLFGIHVVIGLPANIWLLTTAIYTSLSIVPVNFHQSAIQGLILLFLASLAMWGQGMVLGRKSYVTISGKGFRSKEVKLGKWRWLTFGICSLYIFLVAILPYLVIFLRSTKAFAFQPGMDFLDLFRHWDFSEYKKTIILEAPSQRALINSFWLSITAALFTMTLTGVAAYIITKTKFLGRKALGFTCMIPLTIPGVVLGVAMIFGYTVYPFMLYGTIWILLLAYIVKDLPLGLQSAQSSFLQIDKELEDSARVCGASWLHQFRTVTLPLVKPGMFVGLIVIFASMVREVGASIILFSLGNEVFAYIIFNTWEDGRWQQMCSFIIISSLLTLIFVGIIMKLTRVKFAELTKRSELSKRSLSGG